Proteins from a genomic interval of Caulobacter sp. SL161:
- a CDS encoding pyruvate dehydrogenase complex dihydrolipoamide acetyltransferase, with product MSIDILMPALSPTMEEGTLAKWHVKVGDTVKAGDVIAEIETDKATMEVEAVDEGVVEAILVEAGTENVKVNALIAKLAGEGDSPAPAPKTEAPKAAVAAPAPAAAPAAPAPAAPVAADGSRVLASPLARRLASAAGLDLKAIKGTGPHGRVVKSDVEAAKSGAPAAKAAPASAPAAAAPAAAAPRQAQSLEQMGIPAGSYDLVPLDGMRKTIARRMTESFRDVPHFPLTIDLEIDALLAARAKINSLLEKQGVKVSVNDIVIKAAAVALKQVPEANASYTPEGIAMHHHADIAVAVAVDGGLITPIIRKAETKGLAQISAEMKDLAQRAKDKKLKPEEFQGGTFSISNLGMFGIKSFASIINEPQGAIMSVGAGEQRPVVKNGQLAVATVMTVTLTCDHRVVDGSVGAKFLAAFKPLIEEPLTLIV from the coding sequence ATGTCGATCGACATCCTGATGCCCGCCCTGTCGCCCACCATGGAGGAGGGAACCCTCGCCAAGTGGCACGTCAAGGTCGGCGACACCGTCAAGGCCGGCGACGTCATCGCCGAGATCGAGACCGACAAGGCGACGATGGAAGTCGAAGCCGTCGATGAAGGCGTGGTCGAGGCCATCTTGGTCGAGGCCGGGACCGAGAACGTCAAGGTCAACGCCCTGATCGCCAAGCTGGCGGGCGAGGGCGACAGCCCCGCGCCGGCACCGAAGACTGAAGCCCCGAAGGCCGCCGTTGCTGCGCCGGCTCCCGCCGCCGCCCCGGCCGCTCCGGCGCCGGCCGCGCCGGTCGCCGCTGACGGTTCGCGCGTTTTGGCTTCGCCGCTGGCCCGCCGTCTGGCTTCGGCCGCCGGTCTGGACCTCAAGGCCATCAAGGGCACGGGCCCGCACGGCCGTGTCGTGAAGTCCGACGTTGAAGCCGCCAAGTCGGGCGCGCCGGCCGCCAAGGCCGCTCCGGCCTCGGCGCCTGCCGCCGCCGCCCCGGCCGCCGCCGCGCCGCGTCAGGCCCAGTCGCTGGAGCAGATGGGCATCCCTGCCGGCTCCTACGACCTCGTTCCGCTGGACGGCATGCGCAAGACCATCGCCCGTCGCATGACGGAGAGCTTCCGCGACGTCCCGCACTTCCCGCTGACGATCGATCTTGAGATCGACGCCCTTCTGGCGGCGCGCGCCAAGATCAACAGCCTGCTGGAGAAGCAGGGCGTGAAGGTCTCGGTGAACGACATCGTCATCAAGGCCGCCGCCGTGGCCCTGAAGCAGGTGCCCGAAGCCAACGCCAGCTACACGCCGGAAGGCATCGCCATGCACCACCACGCCGACATCGCCGTCGCCGTGGCGGTCGATGGCGGCCTGATCACGCCGATCATCCGCAAGGCTGAAACCAAGGGCCTGGCGCAGATCTCGGCTGAGATGAAGGACCTGGCCCAGCGCGCCAAGGACAAGAAGCTGAAGCCCGAGGAATTCCAGGGCGGCACCTTCTCGATCTCGAACCTCGGCATGTTCGGCATCAAGTCGTTCGCCTCGATCATCAACGAACCGCAGGGCGCGATCATGAGCGTCGGCGCGGGCGAGCAGCGTCCGGTCGTCAAAAACGGCCAACTGGCCGTGGCGACGGTCATGACCGTGACCCTGACCTGCGATCACCGCGTGGTCGACGGCTCGGTCGGCGCCAAGTTCCTGGCGGCCTTCAAGCCGCTGATCGAAGAACCGCTGACCCTGATCGTCTGA
- a CDS encoding pyruvate dehydrogenase complex E1 component subunit beta encodes MTDILMPALSPTMEEGTLAKWLVKEGDTIKAGDVIAEIETDKATMEVEAVDEGVVEAILVPAGSENVKVNTLIARLKGEGEAAAPAAAAPAAEAAPAPVATAPAAGGPISAASTFADPEIPAGAALKKITVRDALRDAMAEEMRRDDRVFLMGEEVAQYQGAYKVSRELLQEFGDKRVIDTPITEHGFAGMGVGAAMAGLKPIVEFMTWNFAMQAIDHIINSAAKTLYMSGGQIKSSIVFRGPNGAASRVGAQHSQDYAAWYGNVPGLKVIAPYDAADAKGLLKAAIRDPNPVVFLEHEMMYGHEFDIPDVEDWVVPIGKAKVRRQGSDVTLVAYSRMVGFALKAAEELEKDGIAAEVVDLRTIRPMDHATVLESVKKTNRLVTVEEGWGPMGVGAEVVSRITEFGFDYLDAPPLRVCQEDVPLPYAANLEALSLPSVEKIVKAAKAVCYR; translated from the coding sequence GTGACGGACATCCTGATGCCCGCGCTTTCCCCCACGATGGAGGAAGGCACCCTGGCCAAGTGGCTGGTGAAGGAAGGCGACACCATCAAGGCCGGCGACGTCATCGCTGAGATCGAGACCGACAAGGCGACGATGGAAGTCGAAGCCGTCGACGAAGGCGTGGTGGAAGCCATCCTGGTCCCGGCCGGCAGCGAGAACGTCAAGGTCAATACGCTGATCGCGCGCCTGAAGGGCGAAGGTGAAGCTGCGGCTCCTGCCGCTGCCGCTCCCGCCGCAGAAGCCGCGCCGGCCCCGGTCGCGACGGCTCCGGCTGCTGGCGGACCGATCTCGGCTGCGTCGACCTTCGCCGATCCGGAAATCCCGGCCGGCGCGGCGCTGAAGAAGATCACGGTCCGCGACGCCCTGCGCGACGCGATGGCCGAAGAGATGCGTCGCGACGACCGCGTGTTCCTGATGGGCGAGGAAGTCGCCCAGTATCAGGGCGCCTACAAGGTCAGCCGTGAGCTGCTGCAGGAGTTCGGCGACAAGCGCGTCATCGACACCCCGATCACCGAGCACGGCTTCGCCGGCATGGGCGTCGGCGCGGCCATGGCCGGCCTGAAGCCGATCGTCGAGTTCATGACCTGGAACTTCGCCATGCAGGCGATCGACCACATCATCAACTCGGCCGCCAAGACGCTCTACATGTCGGGCGGTCAGATCAAGTCGTCGATCGTGTTCCGTGGCCCGAACGGCGCGGCCTCGCGCGTCGGCGCCCAGCACAGCCAGGACTACGCCGCCTGGTACGGCAACGTTCCGGGCCTGAAGGTCATCGCGCCTTACGACGCCGCTGACGCCAAGGGTCTCTTGAAGGCCGCCATCCGCGATCCGAACCCGGTCGTCTTCCTCGAACACGAGATGATGTACGGCCACGAGTTCGACATCCCGGACGTCGAGGATTGGGTCGTGCCGATCGGCAAGGCCAAGGTCCGTCGCCAAGGGTCGGACGTCACGCTGGTGGCCTACAGCCGCATGGTCGGCTTCGCGCTGAAGGCGGCCGAGGAGCTGGAAAAGGACGGCATCGCCGCGGAGGTCGTCGACCTGCGCACGATCCGTCCGATGGATCACGCGACCGTCCTGGAAAGCGTCAAGAAGACCAACCGCCTGGTGACGGTCGAGGAAGGCTGGGGCCCGATGGGCGTCGGCGCCGAAGTCGTCTCTCGGATCACCGAGTTCGGCTTCGACTATCTGGACGCCCCGCCGCTGCGGGTCTGCCAGGAAGACGTGCCGCTGCCCTATGCGGCGAACCTGGAAGCCCTCAGCCTGCCTTCGGTCGAGAAGATCGTGAAGGCGGCCAAGGCGGTCTGCTACCGCTAA
- the lipA gene encoding lipoyl synthase, producing the protein MATVIDTLKARGSEDRAARHPEKQNRPDTPVLRKPEWLRVRAPGSGQYNETKGIVREHKLHTVCEEAACPNIGECWSQKHATMMIMGEICTRACAFCNVTTGLPTQLDPDEPRRVAEAVAKMGLKHVVITSVDRDDLLDGGARHFAEVVTSIRAAAPGTTIEILTPDFLRKEGAENVVIDSKPDVFNHNLETVPRLYLKIRPGARYYNSLRLLDRVKQRDPSQFTKSGLMVGLGETKEEVMQVMDDMRSAGVDFITIGQYLQPTRKHAAIDRFVTPEEFKAYEAIARAKGFLMVSSSPLTRSSHHAGEDFAKLQAARRALDARTA; encoded by the coding sequence ATGGCCACGGTGATCGACACGCTGAAGGCTCGCGGCTCGGAAGACCGGGCGGCGCGCCATCCCGAAAAGCAGAACCGCCCGGATACGCCGGTGCTTCGCAAACCGGAGTGGCTGCGCGTGCGCGCGCCGGGTTCGGGTCAATACAACGAGACCAAGGGCATTGTGCGCGAGCACAAGCTTCACACGGTCTGCGAGGAAGCGGCCTGTCCGAACATCGGCGAGTGCTGGAGCCAGAAGCACGCGACCATGATGATCATGGGCGAGATCTGCACGCGCGCCTGCGCCTTCTGCAACGTCACGACGGGCCTGCCGACACAACTGGATCCGGATGAGCCGCGCCGCGTGGCCGAGGCCGTCGCTAAGATGGGCCTCAAGCACGTGGTCATCACCTCGGTGGATCGCGATGACCTTCTGGACGGGGGGGCGCGTCACTTCGCCGAGGTCGTTACGTCCATCCGGGCCGCCGCTCCGGGCACCACCATCGAGATTCTGACGCCGGATTTCCTCCGCAAGGAGGGCGCCGAGAACGTCGTCATCGACTCCAAGCCGGACGTCTTCAACCACAACCTCGAAACCGTGCCGCGGCTCTACCTCAAGATCCGTCCTGGCGCGCGTTACTACAATTCGCTCCGCCTGCTGGACCGCGTGAAGCAGCGGGACCCTTCGCAGTTCACCAAGTCGGGCCTGATGGTCGGCCTGGGTGAAACCAAGGAAGAGGTCATGCAGGTGATGGACGACATGCGCTCGGCGGGCGTCGACTTCATCACCATCGGCCAGTACCTGCAGCCCACCCGCAAGCACGCGGCGATCGACCGTTTCGTGACGCCTGAAGAGTTCAAGGCCTACGAGGCGATCGCCCGGGCCAAGGGCTTCCTGATGGTGTCGTCCAGTCCGCTGACCCGCTCGTCGCACCACGCCGGCGAGGATTTCGCCAAGTTGCAGGCCGCGCGGCGCGCCCTCGACGCTCGTACCGCCTAA
- a CDS encoding AMP-binding protein has product MPVAYDVRNGQKAIFDALIDARDKFGAKKPILEDQDRNPLTYTDLIRASFALGRKIAAMTKPGEHVGVLLPSGAGSVVTFFALHAFGRVPTMLNFTAGIRNIKAACKLAKINRVLTAHKFIELGKLHDIVDAIAEQAQVTYLEDVRGTIGLPDKLFAAAAGMFPRQFRAPAKPSDKGVVLFTSGSFGAPRGVVLTQENLVQNAMQVAAHIELDPDWVMFNPLPVFHCFGLTGGVILPILTGMKAFQYPSPLHTKQIPPLIKDAKASILLATDTFVNQYARAAESDELSGLEFVVCGAEKVRDETHTLIKERFGGVPLLEGYGATEASPVIAVNKPTDNRPGTVGGLLPGQEVRVEPVEGIPEGGRLFVRGPNIMAGYLREDGGVDAPEGGWHDTGDVVIMSDDQWITIKGRVKRFAKIGGEMVSLTAAEDLAAAVWPDGRHAVISMPDKKKGEKLILVTDRHDADVAPLVAHAQTIGAPELAVPRKILKVTEVPVLGSGKTDYVAIQRMAETDTQAA; this is encoded by the coding sequence ATGCCGGTAGCTTACGACGTGCGGAACGGCCAAAAGGCCATCTTCGACGCCCTCATCGACGCCCGCGACAAGTTCGGCGCAAAGAAGCCGATCCTGGAGGACCAGGATCGCAACCCGCTGACCTATACGGATCTGATCCGGGCCAGCTTTGCGCTCGGCCGCAAGATCGCCGCCATGACCAAGCCTGGCGAGCATGTCGGCGTGCTGCTGCCGTCGGGCGCGGGCTCGGTGGTCACCTTCTTCGCGCTACACGCCTTCGGGCGCGTGCCGACGATGCTGAACTTCACGGCCGGCATCCGGAACATCAAGGCCGCCTGCAAGCTGGCCAAGATCAACCGCGTGCTCACCGCGCACAAGTTCATCGAGCTTGGCAAGCTGCACGACATCGTCGATGCGATCGCCGAGCAGGCGCAGGTGACCTATCTGGAAGACGTGCGGGGCACGATCGGCCTGCCGGACAAGCTGTTCGCCGCCGCAGCCGGCATGTTCCCACGCCAGTTCCGGGCGCCGGCCAAGCCCTCGGACAAGGGCGTGGTGCTCTTCACCTCTGGCAGCTTCGGCGCCCCGCGCGGCGTTGTGCTGACCCAGGAGAACCTGGTCCAGAACGCCATGCAGGTCGCGGCGCATATCGAGCTCGACCCGGACTGGGTGATGTTCAATCCCCTGCCCGTCTTCCACTGTTTCGGCCTGACCGGCGGTGTGATCCTGCCGATCCTGACCGGCATGAAGGCGTTCCAGTATCCCTCGCCCCTGCACACCAAGCAGATCCCGCCGCTGATCAAGGACGCCAAGGCCTCGATCCTGCTGGCGACCGACACCTTCGTGAACCAGTACGCTCGCGCGGCGGAGTCCGACGAGCTTTCGGGCCTGGAGTTCGTGGTCTGTGGCGCCGAGAAGGTTCGCGATGAGACCCACACCCTGATCAAGGAGCGCTTCGGCGGCGTGCCGCTGCTCGAGGGCTACGGCGCGACCGAGGCCTCGCCCGTGATCGCGGTGAACAAGCCGACCGACAATCGCCCCGGCACCGTCGGCGGACTGCTCCCGGGCCAGGAGGTGCGGGTCGAACCGGTCGAGGGCATCCCCGAGGGTGGACGCCTGTTCGTGCGCGGTCCGAACATCATGGCTGGCTATCTGCGCGAGGACGGCGGCGTCGACGCCCCTGAGGGCGGCTGGCATGACACCGGTGATGTGGTCATCATGTCCGACGACCAGTGGATCACCATCAAAGGCCGCGTGAAGCGCTTCGCCAAGATCGGTGGCGAAATGGTCTCACTGACCGCCGCCGAAGACCTCGCCGCAGCAGTTTGGCCGGACGGTCGCCATGCGGTGATCTCGATGCCGGACAAGAAGAAGGGCGAGAAGCTCATCTTGGTCACCGATCGCCACGACGCTGACGTCGCGCCGCTTGTCGCGCACGCTCAGACGATCGGCGCGCCCGAGCTGGCGGTCCCGCGCAAGATCCTGAAGGTCACCGAAGTGCCCGTGCTCGGCAGCGGCAAGACGGACTATGTCGCGATCCAGCGCATGGCGGAAACCGACACGCAAGCGGCCTGA
- the pdhA gene encoding pyruvate dehydrogenase (acetyl-transferring) E1 component subunit alpha, protein MARTRKAEASEGKAPETGVNAFVGKDELLKFYQDMLLIRRFEERAGQLYGMGLIGGFCHLYIGQEAIAVGMQSISQKGDQIITGYRDHGHMLAAGMDPREVMAELTGRAGGSSKGKGGSMHMFDIATGFYGGHGIVGAQVALGTGLALANSYRNNGNVSYAYMGDGAANQGQVYESFNMAQLWKLPVVYVIENNQYAMGTAVERAASETAFHKRGVSFRIPGEEVDGMDVIAVREAGARATEHARSGQGPYILEMKTYRYRGHSMSDPAKYRTKEEVDEVKTTRDPIDHIKERLAKAGVTEDDLKGVDAEVKRIVAEAAEFARTSPEPDPSELYTDVYLEAAE, encoded by the coding sequence ATGGCGCGCACGCGCAAGGCTGAAGCCTCCGAGGGGAAGGCGCCGGAAACCGGTGTCAACGCCTTCGTCGGCAAGGACGAACTCCTGAAATTCTATCAGGACATGCTGCTGATCCGCCGTTTCGAGGAGCGGGCGGGCCAGTTGTACGGCATGGGCCTGATCGGCGGCTTCTGCCACCTGTACATCGGCCAGGAAGCCATCGCGGTCGGCATGCAGTCGATCTCGCAGAAGGGCGACCAGATCATCACGGGCTACCGTGACCACGGCCACATGCTGGCCGCCGGCATGGATCCTCGCGAGGTCATGGCTGAACTGACCGGCCGGGCCGGCGGTTCGTCCAAGGGCAAGGGCGGGTCGATGCACATGTTCGACATCGCCACCGGCTTCTACGGCGGTCACGGTATCGTCGGCGCCCAAGTCGCGCTCGGCACCGGTCTGGCCCTGGCCAACAGCTACCGCAACAACGGCAACGTCTCCTACGCCTATATGGGCGACGGCGCGGCCAACCAAGGTCAGGTCTACGAGAGCTTCAATATGGCCCAGCTGTGGAAGCTGCCGGTCGTGTACGTGATCGAGAACAACCAGTACGCCATGGGCACCGCCGTCGAGCGCGCCGCCTCGGAAACCGCGTTCCACAAGCGCGGCGTCTCGTTCCGCATTCCGGGCGAGGAAGTCGACGGCATGGACGTCATCGCCGTGCGTGAAGCCGGCGCCCGCGCCACCGAACACGCCCGCAGCGGCCAAGGTCCGTACATCCTCGAGATGAAGACCTATCGCTATCGCGGTCACTCGATGTCGGACCCGGCCAAGTACCGCACCAAGGAAGAGGTCGACGAGGTCAAGACGACCCGCGATCCCATCGACCACATCAAGGAACGCCTCGCCAAGGCCGGCGTCACCGAAGACGACCTGAAGGGCGTCGACGCCGAAGTGAAGCGCATTGTCGCCGAGGCCGCCGAATTCGCCCGCACGAGCCCCGAGCCCGATCCCTCGGAACTGTATACCGACGTCTACCTGGAGGCCGCCGAGTGA
- a CDS encoding DUF6880 family protein, translating to MARKAAATAGDKPKVREGAKTTLSEANLADLGAERLAAILLDLASDSHVKRVLRLELFAEASAEGLALEISKRLATIGKSSSRIHWRKRPAFARDLDLHRRMIERLAEDDATAALSLMLDLLDLASPTLDRLSQPDGPIGDVFLAARDSIGAIAEKAVPEPITLAERTAKILATDYHAQMGSLASALASAMGPQGRAHLRQVLETVLAMNAKRLRGADPMAAVYKDALRRLADASGDIDAFEATFAPELRRTPLVSAEIARRLLAAGRGEDALATLQAGAPGEARGRHPTSVEERAAWEEVMLEALEATGHRQEAQQRRWAEFERTLSIPLLRTYLKGLPDFDDVEAEDQAKAVARRFPRFDTALAFFVSWPDFAAASRLVLSRSGEINGADDILITEAARRLEGGYPLAATLLLRASIQHVLTYGVATRYSDAARQLLEAESLAVMVGDFGEYPDHASFVADLRATHARKQGFRGELEALGASF from the coding sequence ATGGCGCGCAAGGCCGCCGCGACAGCGGGTGACAAGCCGAAGGTCCGTGAGGGGGCGAAGACGACCCTTTCCGAGGCCAATCTGGCCGATCTTGGCGCGGAACGGCTCGCCGCCATCCTGCTCGACCTCGCCAGCGACAGCCACGTCAAGCGCGTGCTGCGGCTGGAGCTGTTCGCCGAGGCCAGCGCCGAAGGCCTGGCGCTGGAGATTTCCAAGCGCCTGGCGACGATCGGCAAGTCTTCGTCGCGGATCCATTGGCGCAAGCGCCCGGCTTTCGCCCGTGATCTGGACCTCCATCGCCGGATGATCGAGCGGCTGGCCGAGGACGATGCGACCGCCGCGCTCAGCCTCATGCTCGATCTGCTGGACTTGGCGTCTCCGACCCTGGATCGCCTGAGCCAACCCGATGGGCCGATCGGCGATGTCTTCCTGGCGGCTCGCGACTCCATCGGCGCCATCGCCGAGAAGGCCGTGCCCGAGCCGATCACTCTGGCGGAGCGGACCGCCAAGATCCTGGCGACCGACTATCACGCCCAGATGGGATCGCTGGCCAGCGCCCTGGCTTCCGCCATGGGGCCTCAGGGGCGGGCCCATCTGCGGCAGGTGCTGGAAACCGTTCTGGCGATGAACGCCAAGCGCCTGCGCGGCGCAGATCCCATGGCGGCGGTCTACAAGGACGCCTTGCGGCGCCTGGCCGACGCCAGCGGCGATATCGACGCCTTCGAGGCGACCTTCGCGCCGGAGCTTCGCCGCACGCCGCTGGTCTCGGCCGAGATCGCCCGGCGCCTGCTTGCGGCGGGCCGTGGCGAAGACGCCTTGGCCACCCTGCAAGCCGGCGCGCCCGGCGAAGCGCGGGGACGCCATCCCACGTCCGTCGAGGAGCGCGCCGCATGGGAAGAGGTGATGCTGGAGGCGCTGGAGGCCACAGGACATCGTCAGGAGGCCCAACAGCGCCGCTGGGCGGAGTTCGAGCGCACGCTCTCCATTCCGCTTCTGAGAACCTACCTGAAGGGCCTTCCAGACTTCGACGACGTCGAGGCCGAGGATCAGGCCAAGGCGGTCGCGCGACGCTTCCCGCGCTTTGACACAGCGTTGGCGTTCTTCGTGTCGTGGCCGGACTTCGCGGCGGCCTCGCGTCTGGTCCTTTCCCGCTCGGGCGAGATCAACGGTGCGGACGACATCCTGATCACCGAAGCGGCGCGGCGACTAGAGGGAGGCTATCCTCTGGCGGCCACGCTGCTGCTGCGCGCCTCGATCCAACATGTGCTGACCTACGGCGTCGCGACACGCTACAGCGACGCCGCGCGCCAGTTGCTGGAGGCCGAGTCCCTGGCCGTCATGGTCGGTGACTTCGGCGAGTATCCTGACCACGCGAGCTTCGTCGCCGATCTGCGGGCGACGCACGCTCGCAAGCAGGGCTTCCGCGGCGAGCTTGAAGCGCTCGGCGCGTCCTTCTAG
- the lpdA gene encoding dihydrolipoyl dehydrogenase, whose translation MSTEFDVVVIGAGPGGYVAAIRASQLGLKTAIVERENLGGICLNWGCIPTKALLKSGEVYEQLSHLGGYGLSVEKASFDFGKIIERSRGVAKNMSGGIAFLMKKHKIEVIEGEAKLEKGAPAPKVVVALKAGGSRTVQAKNVILASGARAREIPAIGAVSDGDKIWTYRDALAPKSMPKSLVVIGSGAIGIEFASFYRALGAEVTVVEAIDRIMPVEDEEVSKAAQKAFEKRGIKFRVGAKVSKIEKTKDGVAVTVEAGGKIEQLTAEKCIVAVGIAPNNDGLEALGVSLDRGHVVTDKHCRTNVPGLYAIGDIAGAPWLAHKASHEGIHAAEAIAGYKTPNVHSPIPGCTYANPQVASVGYTEAGAKAAGIEVKAGRFPFRVNGKAVAAGETEGFVKTVFDAKTGALIGAHMIGHEVTEMIQGFVTAITLEATEEDLHGVVYAHPTMSEAMHEAALDAYGRVLHI comes from the coding sequence ATGTCCACGGAATTCGATGTCGTCGTCATCGGCGCCGGTCCTGGCGGCTATGTGGCCGCGATCCGCGCCAGCCAGCTGGGCCTGAAGACAGCCATCGTCGAGCGTGAGAACCTGGGCGGCATCTGCCTGAACTGGGGCTGCATCCCGACCAAGGCGCTGCTGAAGTCCGGCGAAGTCTACGAGCAGCTGTCGCACCTGGGCGGCTATGGCCTGTCGGTCGAGAAGGCCTCGTTCGACTTCGGCAAGATCATCGAGCGCTCGCGTGGCGTGGCCAAGAACATGTCGGGCGGCATCGCCTTCCTGATGAAGAAGCACAAGATCGAGGTGATCGAAGGCGAGGCCAAGCTCGAGAAGGGCGCGCCGGCCCCTAAGGTCGTCGTCGCCCTGAAGGCCGGCGGCAGCCGCACCGTGCAGGCCAAGAACGTGATCCTGGCTAGCGGCGCTCGCGCCCGCGAGATCCCGGCCATCGGCGCGGTCTCTGACGGCGACAAGATCTGGACCTATCGCGACGCCCTGGCGCCGAAGTCGATGCCGAAGTCGCTGGTCGTGATCGGCTCGGGCGCCATCGGCATCGAGTTTGCGAGCTTCTATCGCGCCCTGGGCGCCGAAGTGACCGTCGTCGAAGCCATCGACCGCATCATGCCGGTCGAGGACGAAGAGGTCTCCAAGGCCGCCCAGAAGGCGTTCGAGAAGCGCGGTATCAAGTTCCGCGTTGGCGCCAAGGTCAGCAAGATCGAGAAGACCAAGGACGGCGTGGCCGTCACCGTGGAAGCTGGCGGCAAGATCGAGCAGCTCACCGCCGAGAAGTGCATCGTGGCCGTCGGCATCGCGCCGAACAATGACGGTCTGGAAGCCCTGGGCGTCAGCCTAGATCGCGGCCACGTCGTCACCGACAAGCATTGCCGCACCAATGTGCCCGGGCTCTACGCCATCGGCGACATCGCCGGCGCGCCGTGGCTCGCCCACAAGGCCAGCCACGAGGGCATCCACGCGGCTGAAGCCATCGCCGGCTACAAGACGCCCAACGTCCACTCGCCGATCCCGGGCTGCACATACGCCAATCCGCAGGTCGCCTCGGTGGGCTATACCGAAGCCGGCGCCAAGGCCGCAGGGATTGAGGTCAAGGCTGGCCGCTTCCCGTTCCGCGTCAACGGTAAGGCCGTGGCGGCGGGCGAGACCGAGGGCTTCGTCAAGACCGTGTTCGACGCCAAGACGGGCGCGCTGATCGGCGCGCACATGATCGGCCACGAAGTGACCGAGATGATCCAGGGCTTCGTCACCGCCATCACCCTGGAAGCGACCGAGGAAGACCTGCACGGCGTCGTCTACGCTCACCCGACCATGTCGGAAGCGATGCACGAGGCGGCTCTGGACGCCTACGGACGCGTGCTGCACATCTAA
- a CDS encoding alpha/beta fold hydrolase, which produces MRRRLLAAVPAIALSLVVSACGDGASRAPFAESRTPPALTARFYPPQGWAWGYIQSGDGPVQRYGVTAPPVSSRGTILILTGYGETAEKWFETVSALTRRGFTVWVLERQGQGGSERLTPWRDLGHIDSFDPDVAVVKALVNTVIRPKGGARFVVLGHGEGGLVALRAAQTGLPMDALLLSSPAFDLSALPRPRSDFARFTPALRTLRLGWIRSSDQRGWRRDGLDGKAAGLTHDADRGKVQAAWMLANPDLRMGGRSLGWFAAFFDASEAAARDIGKATVPVLMLNAGRDRVVTAKAQTRLCRDMKACREIRYAGGAHDLHMESDAVRVPWLTEVAKFAAPDAPPKPSPTKDQGHGL; this is translated from the coding sequence ATGCGTCGCCGTCTCCTCGCAGCCGTCCCGGCTATCGCGCTCAGCCTGGTCGTCTCCGCTTGCGGGGACGGGGCCTCTCGCGCGCCGTTTGCAGAGAGTCGAACGCCGCCGGCCCTGACCGCCCGCTTCTATCCGCCGCAGGGATGGGCCTGGGGATACATCCAGTCCGGCGACGGTCCAGTGCAGCGCTACGGCGTCACCGCGCCGCCGGTGTCGTCCCGAGGAACAATCCTGATCCTCACCGGTTATGGCGAAACAGCGGAAAAGTGGTTCGAAACCGTGTCGGCCCTCACGCGGCGCGGCTTCACCGTCTGGGTCCTAGAACGTCAGGGACAGGGCGGGTCTGAACGACTGACGCCGTGGCGTGACCTTGGCCACATCGACAGCTTCGATCCTGACGTCGCGGTGGTCAAAGCGCTGGTCAATACTGTGATCCGCCCCAAGGGCGGGGCGCGCTTCGTCGTCCTGGGACATGGTGAAGGCGGTTTAGTCGCGCTGCGAGCGGCGCAGACAGGTCTGCCCATGGACGCCCTTCTGCTCTCATCCCCGGCGTTCGACCTGAGCGCCCTACCCCGGCCCCGCTCTGATTTCGCCAGATTTACGCCAGCGCTGAGAACCCTCCGACTGGGCTGGATCCGCTCTTCAGACCAGAGAGGCTGGCGTCGAGACGGTCTGGACGGCAAGGCTGCGGGCCTCACCCACGACGCCGACCGCGGCAAGGTGCAGGCCGCCTGGATGCTGGCCAATCCGGATCTTCGCATGGGCGGGCGGAGCCTGGGATGGTTCGCCGCGTTCTTCGACGCATCAGAGGCCGCCGCGCGCGATATTGGCAAGGCGACCGTCCCCGTCCTGATGCTCAACGCCGGCCGTGACCGCGTCGTTACCGCGAAGGCTCAAACGCGCCTCTGCAGAGACATGAAGGCCTGCCGCGAGATCCGCTACGCTGGAGGCGCGCACGACCTGCACATGGAATCGGACGCCGTTCGAGTCCCTTGGCTCACTGAAGTTGCGAAGTTCGCAGCGCCCGATGCGCCGCCAAAACCCAGTCCGACGAAGGATCAAGGTCACGGATTGTGA
- a CDS encoding glutathione peroxidase — protein sequence MAMSVYDYSAKTLDGQDVSLADYRGQVLLIVNTASKCGFTPQYEGLEALYKAHKDRGFTVLAFPCNQFGAQEPGDAAEIANFCSLTYDVSFPVMSKIDVNGADAHPLYKFLKKEQKGVLGTEAIKWNFTKFLIGKDGQVVDRFAPTVKPEDLKVAVEALL from the coding sequence ATGGCCATGTCGGTCTACGACTATTCCGCCAAGACGCTGGACGGCCAGGACGTGAGCCTGGCCGACTATCGCGGGCAGGTTCTGCTGATCGTGAACACCGCCAGCAAGTGCGGGTTCACGCCTCAGTACGAGGGCCTTGAGGCGCTCTACAAGGCGCACAAGGATCGTGGCTTCACGGTGCTGGCCTTCCCTTGCAACCAGTTCGGCGCTCAGGAGCCGGGCGACGCCGCCGAGATCGCGAACTTCTGCTCGCTGACCTACGACGTGAGTTTCCCGGTCATGAGCAAGATCGACGTCAACGGCGCCGACGCCCATCCGCTCTACAAGTTCCTCAAGAAGGAACAGAAGGGCGTGCTGGGCACCGAGGCGATCAAGTGGAACTTCACCAAGTTTCTGATCGGCAAGGACGGCCAGGTCGTCGATCGGTTCGCGCCGACCGTGAAGCCGGAAGACCTGAAGGTCGCGGTCGAAGCGCTGCTCTAG